The window ATACGGACCACCTATATCAATTGATTCTTCGGGTATAATGCCCAGCCAACGGAGATTATCCAATTGCGAGGCTTCACCGCCCTCTACGTTACGCTCTACATCTGTATCTTCTATCCGTACAATAAATGTCCCGTCGTGGTGTTTTGCATATAAATAATTAAATAACGCTGTGCGGGCTCCTCCAATATGTAAAAAGCCAGTTGGACTTGGCGCATATCGTACACGTACTTTTTTGGTCATGTTGCTTCTCTCCTCATCTGTATATAAAAAATATCCTTATTATATAGATTTGTGCATCTATATAATAAGGAAATCATGTCATATTACTTCATGATAATTATTGTGGGAACCAGCCTACCGGTTCAACATTTAAGCGAATATTGATTTGTTTTACTTCCTGGAATTCTTCTAGGCTATATTTCCCTAAACTACGACCAATGCCTGATTGCTTATAGCCACCCCACGGTGCTTCTACATATGTTGGGTGGTAATCATTTACCCATGTAATCCCTGCACGGACTTGCTTAATCACACGTAATGCTTTAGCGCCGTCGTTTGAGAAGACACCACCTGCTAAACCAAAATCTGTGTCATTGGCTAAGCTTACAGCCTCTTCTTCTGTCGAGAACTTTTGAATCGTTACGACCGGGCCGAAAATTTCTTCTCGCACGATTGTCATATCTGAAGTTACATCCGTAAATACAGTTGGCGCGATAAAGAAGCCTTTGTCCAGGCCATTGTCTGTTAATCGGTAGCCGCCTGTTTTCAATGTTGCCCCTTCCGCTTTCCCTTTTTCGATATAGCCTAGAATCGAGTTCATTTGAGCTTCACTCACAATAGCGCCCATATTCGTTTCTGGATTTAAACCAGGTCCGACTTTGATTTTTTCTGCGCGCTCTATATAGCGTTCTACGTAAGCATCATAAATTGTATCCTGTACTAAGATACGGCTGCCTGATGAACATACTTGACCAGCGCCCAAGAAAATTCCGAATAAACCATAGTCAACCGCCACTTCCAGGTCTGCATCCGCAAAGACGATATTTGGCGACTTACCACCTAGTTCCAAAGAAATTTTCTTTAAGTTGCCAGCTGCTGCACGCATAATGCCACGCCCAACATCTGTACTTCCCGTGAAGGATACCATGTCTACATCATTGCTTTCAGAAATCGTTTGCCCAATGATTGAGCCTTGGCCAAGTACCATGTTTACGACACCTTTTGGCAAGTCTAGCTCATGTAGGATTTCAAATAACTTAAAGGCTGTTACAGGCGTGACTTCAGCTGGCTTGTATACGATGGTATTCCCTGCCGCTAAAGCAGGGGCGATTTTCCATACACTCATGAGTAACGGGAAGTTCCAAGGTACGATCAATCCTGCAACCCCAACAGGCTCTTTTACAACCATTGCTTGTACATTATTGTCCGGCACATGATATGTTTCACCGTCTGGATGTAAAATAATCCCTGCATAATATCGGAAGCAAGCGATCGAATCTTGTACATCCGCTTCTGCCTCTGCATATAATTTACCGTTATCTTGCGTCTCCAATGTAGCGAACTCTTCCAGACGTTCTTCAATTTTATTTGCAATCGCATGTAAAATAGTTGAACGTTCTTTCGCCGTCGTGTTTTTCCACTCGCCCTCATCAAACGCTATACGTGCAGCTTGGATGGCTTCTTCTGTTTGTTCCTTCGTCATTCGAGGTGCTGTAGCGATTACTTCCTGGTTTGCCGGATTGATTACGTTTACTGTATTTTCAGCTTCTACCCACTCACCATTTATATAACTTTTTAAGTATAATACGTCAGTTGCTGTTGTTGTCATCTATCATCCCGCCTTATAGTTTAATAGTTAAATTAGAAGATTTTGCCCGTGAGCAACATGCTAAAATAGTTTTTCGCTGCTTTTTATTTTCTTCGGATAAGAAGTGGTCACGGTGTTCCACATCTCCTTCTACAACATCGATTTCACAGCTGCCGCAGCCACCGATTTTGCATGCATGTGGTGCATTAATCCCTTCGCGCAGCAGTGCTTCCAATAATGTCTCATTTTCAGATACTTGAATTTGTTTGCCGCTTTCCGTCAGGGATACGACAAACGGTTCTAGATTAGAGTTATCCAGGCCACTTGAAAATAATTCGAAATGAATAGCACCTTCCGGGTAACCGTATGAGAAAGCTGCATCACGGAATTCTTCCACCATGCTGACAGGTCCACAGAAATAGACATGAGAGCCTACACGGTGTTCCTTCATTAAATCTGTTGTTAAACGATTTGGCTCCGCAACACGTGAAAAATGGAATGTCGTAATATCCGCATATTTTTCTTTAATTTCTTCATAAAAAGCACATTCTTCTGGTGTACGAGCTGCATAATGAAGCTCCACTGTTTGATTAAATTGAATATCTTGCAGCATCGATAAAAACGGTGTAATTCCAATTCCCGATGCATAAAACACATGGTGTTTCGCTTGTACATTTAACGGAAAGTAATTGCGCGGGAATGTTATTTCAAGTTCATCCCCTTCTTTCATCACTTCATGCCAATGCTTTGAGCCTCCACGAGAGTTTGAATCTTTGTTAATCGCAATTTCGTAATAGTCACGGTTACGTGGATCGCTGATTAATGAGTACTCACGTTCATATACTGTATCCCCATCGGCTACGAACGTTTTTAAGTGTGAACCACCTGTAAAGGCAGGCAGCTTTTCATCTTCCGTAGGCACGAAACGAAAACGTTTAATAGAAGACGTCTCTTGTACAATACGATCGATTCTTACAGGAATATTGCCAGCGATTCTCATTTACTTCACTCCTTCTGCTTCTGGTAGAAATGGATAACCAATATATCCTTTACGCACTTTTGAATAAAATGGTCCAACTTCCAAGTGTGCACCGCACCCGCATTGGACATGCACGGCTTGTGTGTCGATTTCACTTGCGGCGAAGCATTTCATACAGTAAATATATTTACGCTTTTCACCGATGATTTTTACTTGGAGTTCTTCTTCTGATAAGCCTTCTTCAATGGCTGTTGAGAAAATCGATGCAGCATCGTCCCAATTAGCTGCGATATAAAAACATGTGCCCATCTTTTGCGCTACGATAAAGTCGCGAACATGAGCCGTATCCTTGAATAGCAATGTAGCGGATGGTGTATCGAAGAGCTGTGCTTTTAATTGCTCTGCTTCTTCTTTATTGGCTTCATCGCAAATAATAGCAGCTTTTACGAAATGCGTTTTAGGCGATAATTTTTCTGTTAATGTAATAGATTCAAAAAATAAGACCGGGCTATTGTACATACAGCTTATCCCTCCTGAGTTTCTGCAGCTTGTTTCTTTAACTTTTCATCTACAAGGCGTAAATACTCTACTGATTGCGGTAAAAAAGGAGCAATTCCTTTGTATTCCGCCATCGGTTCTGGAATATCCTGCAGTACGCTATACATTAAATCGAACCATTCTTGACGAAGCTGCATATCTTCTAAAGGTAAGAACTGTGTATTTAAAACAAATAAAATGGCATTGCTGCGTGACATGCGATAGAATTTTTGTTCTTCTACACGGAGTCGTACCAATTTACCTGCATTTTCAGGTGTGATAAGGCTTCGCTCCGGTCCCCATACATCCATAGTTTCATAGTTTACATCCCAACGGTCGGCCA is drawn from Lysinibacillus sp. SGAir0095 and contains these coding sequences:
- a CDS encoding aldehyde dehydrogenase family protein, producing MTTTATDVLYLKSYINGEWVEAENTVNVINPANQEVIATAPRMTKEQTEEAIQAARIAFDEGEWKNTTAKERSTILHAIANKIEERLEEFATLETQDNGKLYAEAEADVQDSIACFRYYAGIILHPDGETYHVPDNNVQAMVVKEPVGVAGLIVPWNFPLLMSVWKIAPALAAGNTIVYKPAEVTPVTAFKLFEILHELDLPKGVVNMVLGQGSIIGQTISESNDVDMVSFTGSTDVGRGIMRAAAGNLKKISLELGGKSPNIVFADADLEVAVDYGLFGIFLGAGQVCSSGSRILVQDTIYDAYVERYIERAEKIKVGPGLNPETNMGAIVSEAQMNSILGYIEKGKAEGATLKTGGYRLTDNGLDKGFFIAPTVFTDVTSDMTIVREEIFGPVVTIQKFSTEEEAVSLANDTDFGLAGGVFSNDGAKALRVIKQVRAGITWVNDYHPTYVEAPWGGYKQSGIGRSLGKYSLEEFQEVKQINIRLNVEPVGWFPQ
- a CDS encoding PDR/VanB family oxidoreductase — translated: MRIAGNIPVRIDRIVQETSSIKRFRFVPTEDEKLPAFTGGSHLKTFVADGDTVYEREYSLISDPRNRDYYEIAINKDSNSRGGSKHWHEVMKEGDELEITFPRNYFPLNVQAKHHVFYASGIGITPFLSMLQDIQFNQTVELHYAARTPEECAFYEEIKEKYADITTFHFSRVAEPNRLTTDLMKEHRVGSHVYFCGPVSMVEEFRDAAFSYGYPEGAIHFELFSSGLDNSNLEPFVVSLTESGKQIQVSENETLLEALLREGINAPHACKIGGCGSCEIDVVEGDVEHRDHFLSEENKKQRKTILACCSRAKSSNLTIKL